The Nicotiana tomentosiformis chromosome 2, ASM39032v3, whole genome shotgun sequence genome includes the window ATGTGAGTACTGCTCTAGTaagtccaagaccatttgttcctcATTTTCTTCTACTAAAAATTACAATTGTGGGTAGGTGGATGGGGGTTTTAACTCTTCTTGTATTGCTTTATGATCAACCAAAGCCTCATTTTCAATCATTTCAGTTGAAACAGAGTCCTCTTGTAGAGTGAAAAACTCTATCTGTAGATGTTCATCATCTCGGGTAGGCTCATTCTCTCTGGGTATCTCCttcatatattcaccatcacaatgcaatgagatttctgaaagtgtacttattatttgactcacttgcattgttaggttgttattggcttcatcatcttgtgtaaatctctcttccaccttatttatgaacttatacataagttCTTCTAAACTGCCATTCTccccttgaggtggttgtctcgcTACGCTTTCATTCCAATCATAATAAGGGTATTTATCCCAACCAAAGTCAgaattgtgcccatatgaatcctcatacccaTGCAGACTAGAAATAGAGTGAGAGTGTTCAAAATATGAACCATAGAAAGAATACCTACCTTCTTGACAAttaacccatagatgatttccaccgcatttaaaacacatagtaGACCGCTGACAAtgttcagctgctaactcttcaaccattttcttAGGCTAGTTGTACTCCATCTTTACAACATTTAGAGTTCAGTATCAAGAATATGCTCGTcaagatttcttcaacaaaagaaatcttgaagagaagttaacataacaaaactaaaaaaataaaaaaaattaaaattgaaagcTAATTCCGGAATTAGCACTACAAAATATTTCAAATACTATTGATTGTCAATCCTCGACAATaacgccaaaatttgacaagcgtaaaacacacacttaaattgtgcccGCTAGTCAAAGatggtatagtataatatcgtgttcacaaggattggagttaaataatattattgtagtttgtagctagattgctatccaagataatcaaaaaTGGAGATTTATATGAAttctaactacaattaactaagaatctaaagctattgactaatgacaatcgcaacaaaggtaagcaaggaagttatcaatggaagaaaatataggttgataggataggtgcaagataattgttcgggatcaaactctagataattcacttctaatgttcaagtgagtctttcgaattcacttaattatcagtacaattatttagtagaaactcctctctcgattaagtctcaacctcataaTATGAACCAaattaagctcggtgaagatatgcaagtattcataatggattggtctttaggagaacctctttcgattatcctcctaactaggtttaaacaAGGATTCAAcaagcctctttcgattacttagaagaatctatgaactcaaccaacaatatagtgtaaatatatcacaagttatgtctctctcgattacaagaacaagtgaccATAGATataacaattaaatcttccaaaaacgattcaaatacataaaaatagagttataatccttaaacaaccatcaatacaccaaatccatcaaaacccaaaaggttctactccatagacatagagaagttcttcacaaatgaaacaaaaatataaatacaatccaaacccgtatcttgagtgaggaaggaaggatgaaatccttgtgctcttgcttctccctcttctccttagcttccttaggtttaaggtatgtcaaaagtctGTCCAAAGTCCCTCTAAAATGGTGTTTTTGTGTATTTATTCCACCCGCAAAACAAACCCCGGACGAAACTACCTTTTTTTTAAAAGCGAAATAGGACTCTTCTCGGACAGGACATGCACGGCCGCACACCTggagacctgctcgcgcacttggTCGCGCATTTTTCACACCATACTGCCTCTCATGTGCTCCCAGTGCGCACCCAATGCGCGCTCGCGCACCTGGGTGGTATCAGTTGGGAATTTGGGGAAATTTTAAAACATGAAAGGTTTATCCCTTTTAAATGaatttccaacgatatattatgGAGCCCAAAAGGATTTCTGAGCGAAATGTTATGTtcattttactggacaatgcgcattatgcctgctcgattcttcatttcgttcttaaagtgcactattatctgttgatccccgaacacgattccaacttaatccttgggattttactcagacttcaaagctccaaagtAGCATGAATTCATTCCCTAACATCTAAATAACTTGGAACCACTCATACACAGCATAacacacacaattagtgcaaaacactagcgattaaaggtcaaactcaattaaagtacaataaattagagtgcaataagggATTAAAATACATGATTATAGTCTAACATCACCACCTTATAGGAGATTTGAACTTACATCTATACAatgcctcgtacggagccatctagatactggaatggtaattgttattatatgcaaactcgacaagaggtaaatgttcatcccaacttcttttaaaattcaacacatatgctcgtaacatatcctcaagcgtctgaattgtgcgctcgactTGTCCATCAATCTGTGGATGTAAAGATGTGCTGATATTCACGTGAGTCCCTAAACATCTCTAAAATGACCTCTAAAAATGCATTGTAAATCGGGGCCCAcaatcagatataatagatactggtactccgtgtagccgcactatatccttaatatataacttcgcataatctttgGCTCTATATATAGATCTGACTGGTAGGAAATAGgctgattttgtgagcctatcgactatcgcGAGGCAAACCcgtgacaaagtccatgtttatcgcctcccatttccacgtcgggatctctatagtctgcattagccctctggGCTTCTGGTGCTTtaccttcacctgctggaaactaggacactgggcgacaaactcagcaatgttcttcttcatatcattccaccaatacacatccttaatgtcatgatacctCTTCGTTGACccaagatgaatggagtaccacgaataatgtgcctctgatataatcctgtctcgtagccctgctaaaTCTGGGACACACAGACGACCCCTGTATATGAGAACCCCATcttccttgagctctaacaatagcttcttctgctgcggaaccccctctctcaactcgaccaactctaggTCCTCGTACCGCCTTTCCTTTACTTTAGCTATgaaagatgattttgcagtgttttggaatacaactccaccatcatcagaatctactaactgaaccccaaaacaagccaattgatgaagcTCTCTAGCTAATTCTCTTTTCTCAGCCTTTACACGTGCTAAGCTACTATAGATCGGTGACTTGATGCATCatctacaacattagctttccatGGATGGTAGataatgttaacatcgtaatctttcaataactctatcCATCGCcgctgtcgcaaattcaactcctttttcttgaagatatattgccggcttttatgatctgtaaatacatccacatgaacaccgtataaataatgccgcgATATCTTAAGTACATGGACAACCGcaactaactcgaggtcgtgggtcggataattcctctcatgcttcctcaactgccttgaataGTATGCAATTAACTTCCCATATTGCATCAAGACACATCCTAagccgacacctgaggcatcataatacatggcataaccttttggaccctctagaagtgttagaaccggcgctgaggtcaacctgttcttaaaatcttggaaactccgctcacaaccCTATATCCGCTGAAACTTAGCTACTTTCTAAATCAGCTccgtcaatggtgctgaaagggaagaaaaaccctctacgaacctccagtAGTAGCCTACAAAGCCTAGAGAAGTACGAACCTCTGTCgtagtggtaggtctaggccaggatttgacgacctcaatcttctgagtgtctacctttataccttcatcggataaatatgccccaagaatgctacagacttcaaccagaactcatatttagaaaacttagAATACAACTTAAGATCACAatgggtttggagtaccgctcgtaggtggtccgcatTCTCCTCATCTGAACGtgaataaactagaatatcatcaataaatactatcatgaacagatctaaaaatggccgaaaTACGCTATTAATCAAGTCTGTAAATACGATGGGTGCATTTAtcaacccaaaggacattacaaggaacttgaagtagccatatcgggtcctgaaggctgtcttcggaatatctttctcctgaATTCTGACCtaaaatctatctttgaaaagtatCTAGTCCCTTGCAACTGaacaaacaagtcatcgatccttgaaagtggatacttattcttaatagtaacattattcagctgcctataatcgatacacatcctcagtgagctGTCTTTTTTCaacacaaatagtaccggtgcaccccaatgtgAGGTACTgggtctgatgaaacctttctccatcAAAACTtttaactactccttcaactccttcaattcagtaggagcc containing:
- the LOC138904690 gene encoding uncharacterized protein, which translates into the protein MREMIHRFITGLAPKLTKECVTTALQDSMDISWIQDFAQNIENGRRRQQGIDMSKQGQRKMMRFSKNQEQSQVFREYTNVFPDELPGIPPEREIDFSIDLLLGNQLIYIPPYRMAPTELKELKEQLNNVTIKNKYPLSRIDDLFVQLQGTRYFSKIDFRSEFRRKIFRRQPSGPDMATSSSFILGAYLSDEGIKVDTQKIEVVKSWPRPTTTTESPIYSSLARVKAEKRELARELHQLACFGVQLVDSDDGGVVFQNTAKSSFIAKVKERRYEDLELVELREGVPQQKKLLLELKEDGVLIYRGRLCVPDLAGLRDRIISEAHYSWYSIHLGSTKRYHDIKDVYWWNDMKKNIAEFVAQCPSFQQVKVKHQKPRGLMQTIEIPTWKWEAINMDFVTGLPRDSR